A window from Fodinibius salicampi encodes these proteins:
- a CDS encoding RraA family protein encodes MMKYLKFIPVLLLMFCVCFQYQSEAQTIPKERLIALTPEWEGERFDDGRPRVPDSILERMEHVTIEEAWGIIREEGYHNQFEGGKWEILHPEEPIVGRALTATYTPARPAVQKQIVDQGEEAGRSGPPNTWPIDMLEKGDVYIADGYGKVKDGTLIGDRLGNTIYANSGNGVVFHGSSRDREGLSEIEGFNAFVRAWHPSFIQEMMLIGLNTPTRIGSVTVMPGDVVLAKKEGVIFIPAHLAEKVVDQSEVIRTQDTFAHQRVREGTYTAGQMDTEWTDAIEENFENWVEENTQYLKEEIGISQVTIDSILDD; translated from the coding sequence ATGATGAAATATTTAAAGTTTATTCCAGTACTCCTTCTAATGTTTTGTGTCTGCTTTCAATATCAGTCGGAAGCGCAAACAATACCCAAAGAACGGCTCATTGCTTTAACTCCGGAGTGGGAGGGGGAACGCTTTGATGACGGCCGTCCCCGGGTGCCCGACAGTATTCTTGAACGTATGGAGCACGTCACGATTGAAGAAGCGTGGGGTATTATTCGGGAAGAAGGCTACCATAACCAGTTTGAGGGTGGTAAATGGGAGATTCTGCATCCAGAAGAACCCATTGTGGGCAGGGCTTTGACGGCGACCTATACGCCGGCGCGTCCTGCGGTACAGAAGCAAATTGTAGACCAGGGCGAAGAGGCAGGGCGTTCAGGTCCGCCTAATACCTGGCCTATCGATATGCTTGAAAAGGGGGATGTCTATATCGCGGACGGCTATGGCAAGGTGAAGGATGGTACGCTGATTGGGGATCGGCTGGGAAATACTATTTACGCGAATTCCGGCAATGGAGTGGTTTTTCACGGTTCCTCCAGGGATCGGGAAGGGCTGTCAGAAATTGAAGGCTTTAATGCTTTTGTTCGCGCCTGGCATCCCTCATTTATACAGGAAATGATGCTAATTGGATTGAATACGCCCACGCGCATCGGTTCTGTTACGGTTATGCCGGGCGATGTGGTATTGGCCAAGAAAGAAGGGGTTATTTTTATTCCTGCACACTTGGCAGAGAAAGTGGTCGATCAGTCTGAGGTTATTCGAACCCAGGATACTTTCGCACACCAGCGGGTCCGCGAAGGGACATATACTGCTGGGCAAATGGATACCGAGTGGACGGATGCTATCGAGGAGAATTTTGAAAACTGGGTAGAAGAAAATACCCAATACCTAAAAGAAGAGATAGGTATTAGTCAGGTGACAATAGATAGCATACTAGACGACTAA
- a CDS encoding mandelate racemase/muconate lactonizing enzyme family protein: MKDKKKGNSRRNFLKNMGIGGLSMAGMSMPFIGDQVAYATQNVKRNSSPSDLKITDLRVTRVLRTPIIRIYTNQDIVGHGDVRDIGDYRYALMLKSRILGENPCNVEKLFKLISQFGHHGRQGGGVSGVETALWDLAGKAYGVPVYQLLGGKYRDKVRIYCDTTMSQDPQEYARRMQERVDAGYTSLKMDIGINLIEDVEGALVNAEFWKNQPGGLSGWNSIPGSYANTEHPFTRVQVTEKGIDKLMEYIDVMRSKIGYEIPMGTDHWGHFGVNEAIKLARAAEPYNLAYMEDLIPWTYTDQWRKITESTTTPTQTGEDIYMLNGGFKELIDKQAVNVIHPDPVGCGGLLETKKIGDYAQQHGIPMQLHHASSPVSFFGAVHAAAATENFLWLEHHFVDTPWYDDLVTGIEKPIVQDGYVPVPEKPGIGVELNEEVVKEHMDPEIGFFEPTPEWDESQSWDRLWS; this comes from the coding sequence ATGAAGGATAAAAAGAAAGGAAATAGCCGTAGAAACTTTCTCAAAAATATGGGGATAGGGGGGCTAAGTATGGCTGGGATGTCGATGCCATTCATAGGAGATCAGGTAGCATACGCGACGCAAAACGTAAAACGAAATTCCAGTCCTTCTGATCTGAAAATTACGGATCTCCGGGTAACCCGTGTACTTAGAACGCCCATTATAAGAATTTATACGAATCAGGATATAGTCGGACACGGAGATGTGCGGGATATTGGAGACTATCGCTATGCCCTGATGCTTAAAAGTCGGATCTTGGGTGAAAATCCTTGCAATGTTGAGAAGCTATTTAAGTTGATCAGCCAATTTGGTCACCACGGTCGTCAGGGTGGTGGGGTTTCGGGCGTAGAAACAGCACTGTGGGATCTGGCCGGAAAAGCTTACGGCGTACCGGTATATCAGTTACTGGGTGGCAAATATCGGGATAAAGTTCGTATCTACTGCGATACGACCATGTCCCAGGATCCCCAGGAGTACGCCCGTCGCATGCAGGAACGGGTTGATGCAGGTTACACTTCTCTGAAAATGGATATAGGAATTAACCTGATTGAAGATGTAGAAGGTGCACTCGTCAATGCGGAATTCTGGAAGAACCAGCCGGGTGGACTAAGCGGATGGAACAGCATACCCGGGAGTTATGCAAACACCGAACATCCCTTTACCCGGGTTCAGGTAACTGAGAAGGGGATAGATAAACTGATGGAATACATTGATGTCATGCGCTCAAAAATTGGTTATGAAATCCCTATGGGTACAGATCATTGGGGACATTTTGGAGTAAATGAAGCTATAAAACTGGCACGCGCCGCCGAGCCTTATAACTTGGCCTATATGGAAGATCTTATTCCATGGACCTACACCGACCAATGGCGGAAAATAACCGAATCAACAACGACTCCTACTCAGACCGGCGAAGATATTTATATGCTCAATGGGGGTTTTAAAGAGCTCATTGATAAGCAGGCGGTTAATGTCATTCATCCAGATCCCGTTGGTTGCGGAGGATTATTAGAGACCAAGAAAATAGGAGACTATGCTCAGCAGCATGGTATCCCGATGCAGCTGCATCATGCATCCTCACCGGTCTCATTTTTTGGAGCCGTTCATGCCGCTGCTGCTACCGAAAATTTTCTCTGGCTGGAGCATCACTTTGTGGATACCCCTTGGTATGATGACTTGGTAACAGGCATAGAAAAGCCGATTGTGCAGGATGGATACGTTCCCGTTCCTGAAAAACCGGGTATAGGTGTTGAACTAAACGAAGAGGTGGTTAAAGAACACATGGATCCTGAAATCGGATTTTTTGAACCCACCCCGGAATGGGACGAATCACAATCATGGGATCGTTTGTGGAGTTAA
- a CDS encoding sugar phosphate isomerase/epimerase family protein — protein MARPVTLFTGQWADLSLETIAEKASSWGYDGLELACWGDHFNVQKALSEDGYCEQRKELLAKYDLKVWSVSNHLVGQAVCDPIDKRHKEILPGRIWGDGEPEQVRQRAAEEIKDTARAAAKLGVDVVNGFTGSSIWSKMYSFPPNTPGLIDEGFEDFANRWNPILDVFDDVGVRFGLEVHPTEIAFDIVTAERAIDALDGRKAFGFNYDPSHMGYQGVDYIQFIREFSDRIYHAHMKDVWWSSETRRSGVFGGHLEFGDVDRYWDFVSIGRGRIDFERVVRALNRIQYDGPLSVEWEDSGMDREFGAEESCRYVKNIDFPAAEGAFDSAFSEND, from the coding sequence ATGGCACGTCCTGTAACTTTATTTACTGGTCAGTGGGCTGACTTATCATTGGAAACTATAGCAGAAAAGGCATCCTCTTGGGGGTACGACGGACTGGAGCTTGCCTGTTGGGGAGATCATTTTAATGTTCAAAAGGCGCTCAGTGAAGATGGTTATTGCGAGCAGCGCAAAGAGTTGCTCGCCAAGTATGATCTGAAGGTATGGTCGGTCAGTAATCACCTGGTGGGTCAGGCGGTTTGCGATCCCATCGATAAGCGACACAAGGAGATTCTTCCGGGCCGTATCTGGGGTGACGGTGAACCCGAACAGGTGCGCCAGCGGGCTGCAGAGGAAATAAAGGATACTGCAAGGGCAGCCGCTAAGCTGGGTGTCGATGTGGTAAATGGCTTTACCGGCAGTTCTATCTGGTCAAAGATGTATTCCTTTCCTCCGAATACGCCGGGATTAATTGACGAAGGATTCGAAGATTTTGCCAACCGCTGGAATCCCATCCTCGATGTATTTGATGATGTAGGCGTGCGCTTTGGTCTGGAAGTGCATCCTACCGAAATAGCCTTTGATATTGTAACGGCCGAGCGGGCTATTGACGCACTGGACGGCAGAAAAGCTTTTGGATTTAACTACGATCCGAGCCATATGGGTTACCAGGGCGTAGATTATATCCAGTTTATCCGGGAATTCAGTGACCGTATTTATCACGCACATATGAAAGACGTATGGTGGTCTTCTGAAACCCGCCGTTCGGGAGTCTTTGGCGGACACCTGGAGTTTGGTGATGTTGACCGGTACTGGGATTTTGTTTCTATCGGTCGCGGAAGGATTGACTTTGAGCGGGTGGTTCGCGCATTGAACCGCATTCAGTATGACGGGCCGCTTTCCGTTGAGTGGGAAGACAGCGGTATGGATCGTGAGTTTGGTGCCGAGGAATCTTGCCGATATGTTAAGAATATCGATTTCCCCGCTGCCGAAGGGGCCTTTGATTCCGCCTTTTCCGAAAACGACTAA
- the aspS gene encoding aspartate--tRNA ligase, producing the protein MAWRRTHNCGELGIENTGEEVVLNGWVDTRRDLGGVIFIDLRDRYGITQIVFNEVDKKLHEKAEQLRTEYVIGIKGVVDKRDDENVNPDLDTGDIEIIVKELEIYSKAETTPFEIKEDIETGEEIRLKYRYLDLRRPDIQQNMILRSDFYQTVRSYYHQHNFVEVETPVLMKSTPEGARDYLVPSRVNAGKFFALPQSPQTYKQLLMVSGFDRYFQIVKCFRDEDLRADRQPEFTQIDVEMSFVNEEDIMESTEQMMTKLMKETIGRDVAPPFERMTYKEAMKTYGTDKPDTRFGLEFADFSELVKDSEFNIFSNTVQEGGAVLGITVPGQGEMGRGAIDRLTERVKEETGAGGLIYIKLNEEDGVKCSVEKFLKEETVDAMVQKAEAEMGDLVLILAGPAPDVYTQMSKLRLMMGKEHNLIDEDAFNFLWVTDFPLVEWSREDQRYHALHHPFTSPKQEDLGKLDDDPTEVRSRAYDLVLNGYEIGGGSIRIHDRELQKRMFELLGIGAEEAQERFGFLLDAFKYGAPPHGGIALGVDRIIMILAGGNSLRDVIAFPKNQKAQSTMDNSPDYVDQEQLDELHIRLKRGVGPEEK; encoded by the coding sequence ATGGCGTGGAGACGAACCCACAACTGTGGAGAATTGGGAATTGAAAATACCGGCGAAGAAGTTGTTTTAAATGGATGGGTTGATACCCGTCGCGATTTGGGAGGTGTAATATTTATTGATCTGCGGGATCGATATGGCATCACACAAATTGTATTTAATGAAGTGGATAAGAAGCTCCACGAAAAGGCTGAGCAGCTGCGCACTGAATATGTTATTGGTATTAAAGGTGTGGTTGATAAGCGGGATGACGAAAATGTTAATCCCGATCTTGATACGGGAGATATCGAAATTATCGTTAAGGAATTAGAAATTTATTCAAAGGCGGAAACCACTCCTTTTGAGATAAAGGAAGATATTGAAACCGGGGAAGAGATAAGGCTAAAATACCGTTACCTGGATTTACGGCGGCCCGATATTCAGCAAAATATGATTCTCCGCTCTGATTTTTATCAGACAGTTCGATCATATTATCACCAACACAATTTTGTGGAGGTGGAGACCCCCGTATTGATGAAAAGCACTCCCGAAGGCGCACGTGATTACCTGGTGCCCAGCCGGGTCAATGCCGGGAAATTCTTTGCGCTTCCCCAGAGTCCCCAGACCTATAAGCAGTTATTGATGGTTTCAGGCTTTGATCGCTATTTCCAAATTGTAAAGTGTTTTCGCGATGAGGATCTCCGGGCAGATCGCCAGCCAGAATTTACCCAGATTGATGTGGAAATGTCTTTCGTCAATGAGGAAGACATTATGGAATCGACTGAGCAGATGATGACAAAGCTGATGAAGGAAACGATTGGACGGGATGTTGCCCCTCCTTTTGAGCGCATGACGTATAAGGAAGCGATGAAAACGTACGGCACAGACAAGCCGGATACACGTTTTGGACTGGAATTTGCAGACTTTTCGGAGCTGGTTAAGGATTCAGAGTTTAATATATTTTCCAATACGGTACAGGAAGGCGGAGCGGTATTGGGTATTACCGTACCCGGACAGGGTGAGATGGGGCGCGGCGCCATTGATCGCCTTACAGAACGTGTAAAAGAAGAAACGGGAGCCGGGGGGCTTATTTATATTAAGTTGAATGAGGAGGATGGCGTTAAGTGCAGTGTCGAAAAGTTCCTTAAAGAGGAGACTGTTGATGCAATGGTGCAGAAGGCCGAGGCGGAGATGGGGGACTTGGTGTTAATTTTAGCGGGTCCCGCCCCCGATGTTTATACGCAAATGAGTAAATTGCGGCTCATGATGGGAAAAGAACATAACCTTATTGATGAAGATGCTTTTAATTTTTTGTGGGTAACGGATTTTCCGCTTGTTGAATGGAGTCGCGAGGACCAGCGGTATCATGCTCTGCATCATCCTTTTACTTCGCCTAAGCAAGAAGATCTTGGCAAGCTGGATGATGATCCTACCGAGGTACGCTCTAGGGCGTATGATTTAGTGCTTAACGGTTATGAAATTGGTGGTGGTTCTATTCGTATCCACGATCGAGAATTACAGAAACGGATGTTTGAATTATTGGGAATTGGAGCAGAAGAGGCCCAGGAGCGATTTGGTTTTCTGCTGGATGCCTTTAAATATGGAGCTCCCCCCCATGGCGGCATTGCACTGGGCGTTGATCGTATTATTATGATTCTGGCCGGAGGAAACAGTCTCAGGGATGTAATTGCCTTTCCAAAAAATCAGAAAGCCCAAAGTACCATGGATAACAGCCCTGATTATGTTGACCAGGAGCAGCTGGATGAGCTGCATATTCGCCTGAAACGTGGGGTAGGTCCGGAAGAAAAGTAA
- a CDS encoding DUF429 domain-containing protein has product MKTLGIDGCRAGWIAISLDEEHAGYWLVESDKQLEEFLVEYDRIFIDVPIGLTRESYERECDRQLREVLGPDYQSSVFSPPIRPALHAPTYAEASMTSYEITGKKVTIQAWNITPNIKTIDRFLQEKEELREKIFESHPELLFQKLNGGNSILQKKATKKGLRHRLGLLKEKSKFADDFFRDIKEEYRRNQVDEDDIVDAMVLALYAGYSIEEDIKTLPEDPPTDETDLPMAIHYV; this is encoded by the coding sequence TTGAAAACCTTAGGTATTGACGGCTGTAGAGCGGGATGGATTGCTATTTCACTGGATGAGGAACATGCAGGTTATTGGTTGGTGGAATCAGATAAGCAGCTCGAAGAGTTTCTGGTAGAGTACGATCGTATTTTTATTGATGTGCCGATAGGCCTCACCAGAGAATCCTATGAGCGGGAATGTGATCGTCAATTGAGGGAAGTGTTGGGGCCGGACTATCAATCCAGCGTCTTTAGTCCACCTATTCGTCCGGCACTGCATGCTCCCACCTATGCCGAGGCTTCTATGACGAGTTACGAGATAACCGGTAAAAAGGTAACCATCCAGGCTTGGAATATTACGCCTAACATTAAGACTATTGACCGGTTTTTGCAGGAAAAGGAGGAATTGCGTGAAAAGATATTTGAGAGTCATCCGGAACTCCTCTTCCAAAAATTAAATGGCGGTAATAGCATTCTTCAGAAAAAAGCTACTAAAAAAGGATTACGGCATCGGTTAGGTCTTTTGAAGGAAAAAAGTAAGTTTGCCGATGATTTTTTCCGGGATATCAAGGAAGAGTACCGGCGCAATCAGGTTGACGAAGATGATATTGTAGATGCCATGGTATTGGCCCTGTATGCAGGCTATTCGATCGAAGAAGATATTAAAACGCTGCCGGAAGATCCCCCTACTGATGAAACCGATCTACCAATGGCTATTCATTATGTCTGA
- a CDS encoding response regulator transcription factor, translating to MAPISILIAEDHEIVRFGISTYLSSAEDITVVGEASTGEECLKLFEQTQPDVCLLDIGMPDKDGIETAGIIRSLDPDVKILILSMHIDRQKLADVLEAGVDGYLLKDTDKSDILHGIRAIMRGQRVFSPPISDMITESFLNKEEISPPKVETDLTKREREILELIVQGMTSKEIAKELYISPRTVDTHRSNLMEKLELKNIADLVRFALKNKLVSA from the coding sequence ATGGCTCCAATTTCTATCCTTATTGCGGAAGATCACGAGATCGTCCGTTTTGGCATAAGTACTTATCTATCTTCCGCTGAAGATATTACCGTTGTGGGGGAAGCATCCACCGGTGAAGAATGTCTTAAGTTGTTCGAGCAAACCCAGCCCGATGTATGCTTGCTTGATATTGGCATGCCTGACAAAGATGGCATTGAAACGGCCGGCATTATTCGCAGCCTTGATCCGGATGTCAAAATACTGATCCTCTCCATGCATATCGACCGCCAAAAACTGGCTGATGTCCTTGAGGCCGGGGTTGATGGATATCTTCTTAAAGACACCGATAAATCGGATATACTGCACGGCATACGCGCTATAATGAGGGGCCAGCGCGTATTTAGTCCACCGATCTCTGACATGATTACTGAATCATTTTTAAATAAGGAGGAAATTTCCCCGCCCAAAGTAGAAACCGACCTAACAAAGCGTGAGCGGGAAATCCTTGAGCTTATCGTCCAGGGAATGACCAGCAAAGAGATTGCAAAAGAGCTTTACATTAGTCCCCGCACCGTTGATACTCATCGATCGAACCTTATGGAGAAGCTGGAATTAAAAAATATCGCTGATTTAGTTCGCTTTGCTCTTAAGAATAAACTGGTTTCAGCATGA
- a CDS encoding AGE family epimerase/isomerase yields MLTGLNLVLVTILVASCQSQETEEEASDDVQYANIAAEIDSVLTDQYQLWYPRTVDEEYGGFLSRFTNDWQPEGPQDKFIVTQARHVWASSKIAKTDKNHSGMEKYGKHGYQFLKDVMWDREHGGFYEMVSREGEVITEEDGSIRKQLYGNAFAIYGLASYNQLSKNEEALHLAQEAFQWLEEGAYDTKHGGYFNDLNRKGQPIDSSFPKDYNSSIHMLEALAELHQVWPDSLVRERLHEMFRIVRDTIVTDKGYMNLYFAEDWLPIVYQDSSREVQKENLDVDHITFGHDIETAFLLLEAAHSLDFSVDSTLSLAKKMVDHTIDHGWDEEDGGIYDYGYYFQGDDSLTVTQTSKEWWSQAEALHSLLIMARYFPDDPRNYFDRFTRQWEYIKQYMLDSEHGGWYRSGIDEDPEAAESTKASIWKGNYHTVRSLLRSRDLLREMNQH; encoded by the coding sequence ATGTTAACTGGATTAAACTTGGTACTGGTCACAATATTGGTAGCCAGCTGCCAGAGCCAAGAGACAGAAGAGGAGGCAAGTGATGACGTTCAGTATGCAAATATTGCGGCAGAGATTGATAGTGTGCTGACTGATCAGTATCAGCTATGGTATCCCCGAACAGTTGATGAGGAGTATGGCGGTTTCCTGAGTCGCTTTACCAACGATTGGCAGCCCGAGGGCCCGCAGGATAAATTTATTGTTACACAGGCGCGACATGTTTGGGCCAGTTCCAAAATTGCGAAAACGGATAAAAACCACTCGGGAATGGAAAAGTATGGCAAGCACGGCTATCAATTTCTTAAGGATGTGATGTGGGATCGGGAGCATGGAGGGTTTTATGAGATGGTCAGCCGTGAGGGAGAAGTCATAACAGAAGAAGATGGAAGTATCCGGAAGCAACTTTACGGCAATGCTTTCGCCATTTATGGACTCGCTTCCTATAATCAGCTCTCGAAAAATGAAGAAGCATTGCATTTAGCGCAGGAAGCTTTCCAATGGTTGGAAGAGGGAGCATATGATACCAAACACGGCGGGTATTTTAATGATCTCAACCGCAAGGGTCAGCCCATTGATTCCTCCTTCCCCAAGGATTATAACAGCAGCATTCATATGTTAGAAGCGTTGGCGGAACTGCACCAGGTATGGCCGGACAGTTTGGTTCGGGAGCGGCTCCATGAAATGTTCCGGATTGTGCGGGACACAATTGTGACCGATAAAGGATATATGAACCTTTACTTTGCGGAGGATTGGTTGCCCATTGTTTACCAAGACTCTTCCAGAGAGGTACAGAAAGAAAACCTGGATGTAGACCATATTACTTTTGGACACGATATCGAAACAGCCTTTCTGCTTCTGGAAGCCGCACATTCTCTGGACTTTAGTGTCGATTCAACGCTGTCGCTTGCCAAGAAGATGGTCGATCATACCATTGATCACGGATGGGACGAAGAGGACGGCGGGATATACGATTACGGCTACTATTTTCAGGGAGACGATTCACTAACGGTAACCCAGACATCAAAAGAGTGGTGGTCGCAGGCCGAGGCCTTGCACTCTTTGCTCATTATGGCCCGGTATTTCCCCGATGATCCTCGGAATTACTTTGATCGGTTTACAAGGCAATGGGAATATATTAAACAGTATATGCTTGATTCGGAACATGGCGGATGGTACAGAAGTGGCATTGATGAAGATCCGGAGGCGGCAGAATCAACAAAAGCTTCCATATGGAAAGGGAATTATCATACAGTGAGATCTCTGCTCAGATCCAGAGATCTTCTCAGGGAAATGAATCAGCATTAG
- a CDS encoding mandelate racemase/muconate lactonizing enzyme family protein, with protein MKKNNKSDKKGTDRRDFLKKAGMGGLGLGSLLMAPYRNQIEHATSRVNRNSAPSDLEITDMRIAEIDGIPFRTPIIRIDTNQGISGFGEVRDAGDPRYALMLKSRILGKNPCNVEKIFKIIRQFGHHGRQGGGVSGVETALWDLTGKAYGVPVYQLLGGKYRDRVRLYADTAGADDPHIFAKRMQKTRVDKGYTALKMDIGIGLVADIPGTLTNTHAHAPVGSRDLQSQYSGTPGEYGQIDHPFTRVQITEKGLDALEEYVKVMRDTIGYEIPLGIDHTGHFDVDEAIKLARRLEPYTLAYLEDTIAWQWIDKWKEITNSTTTPTMTGEDIFGLEGGFKEIIDKQAVNMVHPDLGSAGGILETKRIGDYAEQGGLAMYLHYAGSPIGFFASVHAAAATQNFVALEHHSVENDNWYSLISDDTVVFDEGYVPVPEKPGLGFELNMEAIKENLTDESGFFEPTPEWNEARSWDRLWS; from the coding sequence ATGAAAAAAAATAATAAATCAGATAAAAAAGGAACTGATCGACGTGACTTTTTAAAGAAGGCCGGAATGGGAGGGCTTGGACTTGGTTCCCTGCTGATGGCTCCTTATCGAAACCAGATTGAACATGCGACTTCCAGGGTTAACCGGAACTCGGCTCCCTCAGATTTGGAGATTACGGATATGCGTATTGCCGAGATTGATGGTATTCCTTTTCGAACTCCCATCATTCGCATCGATACCAACCAGGGAATATCGGGATTCGGTGAAGTGCGGGATGCTGGTGATCCTCGCTATGCGTTGATGTTAAAAAGCAGAATATTAGGCAAAAATCCCTGTAATGTTGAAAAGATATTTAAAATTATCCGTCAATTTGGCCATCATGGACGCCAGGGGGGCGGGGTTTCCGGAGTAGAAACAGCTCTGTGGGACCTCACAGGAAAAGCCTATGGCGTACCGGTATACCAGCTATTGGGCGGAAAATATCGTGATCGGGTGCGTCTTTATGCCGATACAGCAGGGGCGGATGATCCCCATATTTTTGCTAAACGGATGCAAAAAACGCGTGTGGATAAAGGATATACCGCTTTAAAGATGGACATCGGTATTGGCTTAGTGGCTGATATTCCCGGAACATTAACCAATACGCATGCCCATGCACCGGTAGGTAGTCGCGATCTTCAAAGTCAGTATTCTGGCACGCCCGGAGAATACGGCCAAATTGATCATCCATTCACGCGTGTTCAGATTACGGAAAAAGGACTTGATGCCCTTGAGGAGTACGTCAAGGTAATGCGCGATACCATTGGCTATGAAATTCCTCTGGGGATCGATCATACCGGTCATTTTGATGTGGATGAAGCCATCAAGCTGGCCCGCCGTCTGGAACCCTATACGCTGGCTTATCTGGAAGATACGATTGCCTGGCAGTGGATTGATAAATGGAAGGAAATTACGAATTCAACTACTACTCCAACTATGACCGGCGAAGATATTTTTGGCCTTGAAGGAGGATTTAAGGAAATAATCGACAAACAGGCTGTAAATATGGTTCATCCTGATCTGGGATCAGCTGGCGGAATATTAGAAACAAAGCGTATTGGGGATTACGCCGAACAGGGCGGATTGGCAATGTATCTGCATTATGCGGGATCTCCTATCGGATTCTTTGCTTCGGTCCATGCAGCAGCGGCTACTCAGAATTTTGTAGCCCTCGAGCATCACTCTGTTGAAAACGACAACTGGTACAGCCTTATATCGGATGATACCGTTGTGTTTGATGAAGGTTATGTACCGGTACCGGAAAAACCGGGACTGGGTTTCGAGCTTAATATGGAAGCTATTAAAGAGAATCTGACCGATGAATCAGGATTCTTTGAACCTACTCCGGAATGGAACGAAGCCCGGTCGTGGGATAGGCTATGGAGTTAA
- a CDS encoding bile acid:sodium symporter family protein, whose amino-acid sequence MKNIYKVLLYLSLGCFISLLLLYLLGYGAGAIGPLMVFMFVSLALGVRGTDTLFKSFAFSIWIFASVTFAMFYPGLIVEVGGFDTSQLIVPLIQLIMFGMGTQLSLQDFAGVLKKPRGVLVGLVCQFSIMPIVGISLALAFNFPAEIAAGVVLIGSCPGGVASNVMAFIAEADLALSITLTAVATMVSPFMTPFLMQLLAGQFVPIDAFGMMLSILNMIILPIVVGLLFNHFLHGKAKWLDDIMPVVSMVGIAVIITVITAAGRDSLVAIGMLLVLAAIIHNAAGYLFGYWGARLMGMDEKSCRTIAFEVGMQNGGMASGLAAEMGKIATVGLAPAVFGPWMNVSGSTLANWWRRKALKEEDTEKANVSAAGIQQQANEINS is encoded by the coding sequence ATGAAGAATATATATAAAGTACTTCTGTATCTAAGTCTCGGCTGCTTTATCTCATTATTATTGTTGTATCTGTTGGGTTATGGTGCCGGAGCGATAGGGCCGCTTATGGTATTCATGTTTGTGTCTCTGGCACTGGGGGTTCGGGGAACGGATACCTTATTTAAGTCCTTTGCCTTCTCCATATGGATTTTTGCATCTGTTACTTTTGCCATGTTTTATCCGGGACTTATTGTGGAGGTCGGCGGTTTTGATACCAGTCAGCTCATCGTACCGCTTATTCAGCTCATTATGTTTGGCATGGGTACCCAGCTGAGCCTGCAAGATTTTGCTGGGGTCTTAAAGAAGCCACGCGGTGTACTGGTGGGACTGGTTTGTCAATTTTCCATCATGCCCATAGTAGGTATTAGCCTGGCATTGGCGTTTAATTTTCCGGCTGAAATTGCCGCCGGTGTTGTACTTATTGGCTCGTGTCCTGGTGGGGTAGCTTCTAACGTAATGGCCTTTATAGCGGAGGCCGATCTGGCCCTGTCGATTACTCTAACAGCCGTGGCAACGATGGTTTCCCCGTTTATGACTCCTTTCCTTATGCAGTTACTGGCTGGTCAGTTTGTGCCAATTGATGCTTTTGGGATGATGCTCAGCATTTTAAATATGATTATCCTGCCCATTGTAGTAGGATTGTTGTTTAATCATTTCTTGCACGGTAAAGCCAAATGGCTGGACGATATTATGCCGGTGGTTTCAATGGTCGGTATTGCGGTGATTATTACGGTCATTACCGCTGCAGGCCGTGATTCACTGGTCGCCATAGGCATGTTGCTGGTATTAGCGGCAATCATACACAATGCTGCCGGTTATTTATTTGGCTATTGGGGTGCCAGGTTAATGGGTATGGATGAAAAATCCTGTCGGACTATTGCCTTTGAGGTTGGAATGCAAAATGGGGGTATGGCTTCGGGACTCGCTGCAGAAATGGGTAAGATAGCGACCGTAGGTCTGGCTCCGGCTGTCTTTGGTCCGTGGATGAATGTTTCGGGTTCCACACTGGCTAACTGGTGGCGCCGTAAGGCACTAAAAGAAGAAGATACGGAAAAGGCCAATGTTAGTGCAGCCGGCATCCAGCAGCAGGCAAATGAAATAAATAGCTAG